A region from the Pempheris klunzingeri isolate RE-2024b chromosome 17, fPemKlu1.hap1, whole genome shotgun sequence genome encodes:
- the LOC139216795 gene encoding immunoglobulin lambda-1 light chain-like translates to MLGTLCTLMAALTCVSGVTVVTQKPPVVTLRKGETANMDCNLGTVTNSRARWYKQIPGGAPQFVLIFYHTLSSPTYGSGFSSPKFTSTHQSKSDYRLTINSVEEGDSAVYYCHTWDDSAKEHVFGQGSKLIVTSSSLSPPVLTVFPPSRAELQSNKASLVCLSSQSVPFADVTWLSAGSPVSSGISTSTAAQQPDQTFQISSYLAIQTSDWDMDKVYTCKVSLGSQTSEKNINKSHCPTAE, encoded by the exons atgctGGGGACCCTCTGCACTCTCATGGCTGCTCTAACAT GTGTGAGTGGTGTGACGGTGGTGACACAGAAGCCTCCTGTTGTGACGCTGAGGAAAGGAGAGACAGCCAACATGGACTGTAACCTGGGGACTGTTACTAACAGTAGAGCTCGTTGGTACAAACAGATTCCTGGAGGAGCTCCTCAGTTTGTACTGATCTTTTATCACACCTTAAGCTCTCCAACCTATGGCTCTGGTTTCTCCTCTCCCAAATTCACATCTACTCATCAGTCAAAGTCAGATTATCGTCTGACCATCAAcagtgtggaggagggagaCTCAGCAGTCTATTACTGTCACACATGGGACGACTCAGCTAAGGAGCAC GTATTCGGACAAGGCAGCAAGCTGATTGTGACAA gctccagcctctctcctcctgtcctgacAGTCTTCCCTCCGTCCCGTGCTGAGCTCCAGTCCAACAAAGCCTCTCTGGTGTGTCTGTCCAGTCAGTCTGTGCCTTTTGCAGATGTGACCTGGTTGTCTGCTGGGAGTCCAGTGAGCAGTGGGATCTCTACCAGCACCGCTGCTCAGCAACCAGACCAGACTTTCCAAATCAGCAGCTATCTGGCCATCCAGACGTCAGACTGGGACATGGACAAGGTTTACACATGTAAAGTGTCTCTGGGCTCCCAGacttcagagaaaaacatcaacaagtCTCACTGTCCCACTGCAGAATAG
- the LOC139216823 gene encoding immunoglobulin lambda-1 light chain-like, protein MLGTLCTLMAALTCVSGVTVVTQKPPVVTLRKGETANMDCNLGTVTNSRACWYKQIPGGAPQFVLSFHHSWSSPTYGSGFSSPKFTSTHQSTSDYRLTINSVEEGDSAVYYCHTWDDSAKEDVFGQGSKLIVTSSSLSPPVLTVFPPSRAELQSNKASLVCLSSQSVPFADVTWLSAGSPVSSGISTSTAAQQPDQTFQISSYLAIQTSDWDMDKVYTCKVSLGSQTSEKNINKSHCPTAE, encoded by the exons atgctGGGGACCCTCTGCACTCTCATGGCTGCTCTAACAT GTGTGAGTGGTGTGACGGTGGTGACACAGAAGCCTCCTGTTGTGACGCTGAGGAAAGGAGAGACAGCCAACATGGACTGTAACCTGGGGACTGTTACTAACAGTAGAGCTTGCTGGTACAAACAGATTCCTGGAGGAGCTCCTCAGTTTGTACTGAGCTTTCATCACAGCTGGAGCTCTCCAACCTATGGCTCTGGTTTCTCCTCTCCCAAATTCACATCTACTCATCAGTCAACGTCAGATTATCGTCTGACCATCAAcagtgtggaggagggagaCTCAGCAGTCTATTACTGTCACACATGGGACGACTCTGCTAAGGAGGACGTAT TCGGACAAGGCAGCAAGCTGATTGTGACAA gctccagcctctctcctcctgtcctgacAGTCTTCCCTCCGTCCCGTGCTGAGCTCCAGTCCAACAAAGCCTCTCTGGTGTGTCTGTCCAGTCAGTCTGTGCCTTTTGCAGATGTGACCTGGTTGTCTGCTGGGAGTCCAGTGAGCAGTGGGATCTCTACCAGCACCGCTGCTCAGCAACCAGACCAGACTTTCCAAATCAGCAGCTATCTGGCCATCCAGACGTCAGACTGGGACATGGACAAGGTTTACACATGTAAAGTGTCTCTGGGCTCCCAGacttcagagaaaaacatcaacaagtCTCACTGTCCCACTGCAGAATAG